The following coding sequences lie in one Silene latifolia isolate original U9 population chromosome 5, ASM4854445v1, whole genome shotgun sequence genomic window:
- the LOC141654865 gene encoding jasmonate-induced protein homolog: MQEQNVTVCEKTVKQSQNGTQATMNNQTHFAMTLARSHNWSGAPLGTFPATFFPNSSSIFTQLKGNFFGSKAAVVYNGKNASGTDCFWVLAWHAPVDNTTQTPNRVYVVCGPKQVITNLTFDQIQQKLDTSLTFDTSTDAATKTRADGNISDAILEIATLIADFKLIP; this comes from the exons ATGCAAGAACAAAATGTCACGGTTTGCGAGAAGACAGTCAAGCAGTCACAAAATGGTACCCAAGCCACCATGAATAACCAGACCCATTTTGCTATGACCTTAGCTAGATCTCATAACTGGTCAGGCGCTCCGCTTGGCACTTTTCCAGCCACATTTTTTCCCAATAGCAGTTCCATATTTACCCAATTGAAGGGAAACTTTTTTGGTTCCAAAGCCGCAGTGGTGTATAATGGGAAAAATGCATCAGGCACGGACTGTTTTTGGGTTTTGGCATGGCATGCACCTGTAGATAACACAACCCAGACTCCTAACAGG GTATATGTTGTATGTGGTCCAAAGCAAGTCATTACCAATCTGACCTTTGATCAAATTCAGCAAAAGTTGGACACTTCGTTAACTTTTGATACTTCCACCGATGCGGCTACCAAGACACGTGCTGACGGCAACATCAGTGATGCAATCCTAGAGATTGCTACTCTTATCGCAGACTTTAAACTTATCCCATAA
- the LOC141654866 gene encoding uncharacterized protein LOC141654866, protein MEKLHNLNISEEDTCRICRNGTETIDHLFFACPYNRKVMVIVGDWLGLLIPFQNLMEWRLRITGSKMKRGIINTTINACLYHIWNQRNRSRIEVSLLRPNLLAQQIIEEMRRRVVTGLTAPVKNMDQRFIQSITGREGG, encoded by the coding sequence ATGGAGAAACTGCATAATCTGAATATTAGTGAAGAGGATACCTGCAGGATTTGCAGAAATGGAACGGAAACAATTGATCACTTGTTCTTTGCTTGCCCGTACAACAGGAAGGTGATGGTGATTGTAGGGGATTGGCTGGGTCTCCTGATACCATTTCAGAACTTGATGGAATGGAGATTGAGGATTACCGGGTCCAAGATGAAGCGAGGGATTATCAACACCACCATTAATGCTTGCCTTTATCACATCTGGAACCAAAGAAATCGGAGTAGAATCGAAGTCTCCTTGCTACGTCCAAACTTGCTAGCTCAACAAATCATTGAGGAAATGAGGAGAAGAGTGGTCACCGGTCTAACAGCACCAGTTAAGAACATGGATCAAAGATTCATTCAATCGATTACTGGAAGAGAAGGAGGATAG